The following are encoded in a window of Lacinutrix sp. WUR7 genomic DNA:
- a CDS encoding Ppx/GppA phosphatase family protein, producing MLSIKKYAAIDIGSNAVRLLIANIIEEKGKAPRFKKSSLVRVPIRLGADVFIKQKISKENTKRMLDTMQAFKLLMQSHKVEKYKACATSAMREAVNGEKISSLILEQTEVKIDIIDGEEEAAIIAATDLHAFIDKNKTYLYVDVGGGSTEFTVIRNGDFITSKSFKIGTVRLLNDIVKKETWYELEQWIKEKTAPYDKIDVIGSGGNINKIFKISGKAFGKPLTYFYLTSYYNMLQTYSYEERITELNLNQDRADVIIPATRIYLSAMKWSGAKDLYVPKIGLADGIIKSMYYDTVSSNIQ from the coding sequence ATGTTATCTATAAAAAAATACGCGGCAATAGATATTGGTTCCAATGCTGTACGACTATTAATAGCAAATATTATAGAAGAAAAAGGGAAAGCTCCTCGATTTAAAAAGAGTTCTTTAGTGCGTGTGCCAATTCGTTTAGGTGCTGATGTTTTTATTAAACAAAAAATATCTAAAGAAAACACAAAGCGGATGCTAGATACTATGCAAGCTTTTAAATTACTAATGCAATCGCATAAAGTTGAAAAATATAAAGCATGTGCTACTTCAGCAATGCGAGAAGCTGTGAATGGAGAAAAAATATCTTCGCTTATTTTAGAGCAAACCGAAGTGAAAATTGATATAATTGATGGTGAAGAAGAAGCTGCAATTATTGCTGCAACAGATTTGCATGCATTTATAGATAAAAATAAAACCTATTTATATGTAGATGTTGGTGGAGGAAGTACCGAATTTACTGTGATAAGAAACGGAGATTTTATTACTTCAAAATCTTTTAAAATAGGAACCGTAAGACTATTAAATGATATTGTTAAAAAGGAAACTTGGTACGAACTTGAGCAATGGATAAAAGAAAAAACAGCACCTTATGATAAAATAGATGTTATAGGATCTGGTGGTAATATTAATAAAATATTTAAGATCTCTGGTAAAGCATTTGGTAAACCATTAACGTATTTCTATTTAACCAGTTATTATAATATGCTACAAACCTATTCTTATGAAGAACGTATTACTGAATTAAACTTAAACCAAGATAGAGCAGATGTAATTATTCCTGCAACTAGAATTTATTTGTCGGCAATGAAATGGAGCGGCGCAAAAGATTTGTATGTTCCAAAAATTGGTTTGGCAGATGGTATAATTAAGAGTATGTATTATGACACCGTTTCTAGTAATATACAGTAG
- the ppk1 gene encoding polyphosphate kinase 1: MIKPEKLNNIYINREVSWLQFNARVLQEAEDEDVPLIERLRFLGIFSNNLDEFFKVRYATVKRIVEAGKGGKSELGGVKASELLEIITQIVIKQQSESLKILNVIQKKLELENIFVINETQINEEQHKFIKNYFIQKVSPALVTIVLNEFVKLPNLKDSAAYLAVNMVLNNNENQYAFIEISKAMDRFIVLPKQEDKNYIIMVDDLLRYCLDDIFNIFDYKSITAHMIKITRDGELDLESDLSKSFIEKISDSVKGRQIGDPVRFVYDKTIDKKTLQYFMTKMGIENTDSIIPGGRYHNRRDYMDFPSLGRTDLLYEKIEALPIKGLSLEKSIFSEIAKKDYLLYAPYHTFSYIVKFLREAALDPAVKTIKITIYRLAQISHVASSLINAAKNGKKVTVSIEIRARFDEQANIDYAEQMEKEGVNLIFGVPGLKVHSKMCVIERQEKNKIVRYGFVSTGNFNESTARIYTDYTLFTSDQKILKDLNKVFSFFDTNYRVFRYKHIITSPHYTRSAFFKLINKEIENVKAGKPAYIKLKMNSMSSYKMIDKLYEASRAGVKIQLIIRGLCCLIPGKKGMSENIEAISIIDKFLEHTRLFIFCNNDNPKVYISSADWMTRNIDNRVEVSCPIYDEEIKQELIDTYNICWSDNVKARILNANQNNKYKRNDKPKVRTQFETYKYYLNKQ, from the coding sequence ATGATTAAACCTGAAAAATTAAATAATATTTATATTAATAGAGAAGTTAGCTGGTTGCAGTTTAACGCAAGAGTCTTACAAGAAGCAGAAGATGAGGATGTTCCGTTGATTGAGCGCTTGCGTTTTTTAGGGATTTTTTCTAATAATTTAGATGAATTTTTTAAGGTAAGATATGCAACCGTAAAACGTATTGTTGAAGCTGGAAAAGGTGGTAAAAGTGAACTTGGTGGAGTAAAAGCTAGTGAGTTGTTAGAAATTATTACTCAAATAGTTATAAAACAACAAAGCGAAAGCTTGAAAATTTTAAATGTTATTCAAAAGAAGTTAGAATTAGAGAACATTTTTGTTATTAATGAAACTCAAATTAATGAAGAACAGCATAAGTTTATTAAAAACTACTTCATTCAAAAAGTAAGTCCTGCTCTTGTAACTATTGTACTTAATGAATTTGTAAAGTTGCCTAATCTTAAGGATAGTGCGGCGTATTTAGCAGTAAATATGGTGCTAAACAATAACGAAAATCAATATGCTTTCATTGAAATTTCAAAAGCAATGGATCGGTTTATTGTTTTACCAAAACAAGAAGACAAAAACTATATTATCATGGTTGACGATTTACTTCGTTATTGCCTAGATGATATCTTTAATATTTTTGATTACAAAAGCATAACAGCGCACATGATTAAAATTACTAGAGACGGAGAGTTAGATTTAGAAAGTGATTTAAGTAAAAGTTTTATTGAAAAAATTTCCGATAGTGTTAAAGGTCGACAAATAGGGGATCCTGTTCGGTTTGTTTATGATAAGACCATAGATAAAAAGACACTTCAATATTTCATGACTAAAATGGGAATTGAAAACACAGATAGTATTATTCCAGGAGGTAGATATCATAATAGAAGGGATTATATGGATTTCCCTAGTTTAGGAAGAACAGATTTACTTTACGAAAAGATTGAAGCCTTACCAATAAAAGGGCTAAGTCTCGAAAAAAGTATTTTTAGTGAGATTGCTAAAAAAGATTATCTGCTATATGCACCGTATCATACTTTTTCTTATATCGTTAAATTTTTACGAGAAGCAGCTTTAGATCCTGCAGTAAAAACGATTAAAATTACCATTTACAGACTTGCACAAATTTCGCATGTAGCAAGTTCCTTAATTAATGCTGCCAAAAACGGAAAAAAAGTTACGGTTTCTATAGAAATTAGAGCAAGGTTTGATGAACAGGCAAATATTGATTATGCCGAACAAATGGAAAAAGAAGGTGTAAATCTAATCTTTGGAGTTCCTGGTCTAAAAGTGCACAGTAAAATGTGCGTAATAGAACGTCAAGAAAAAAATAAAATAGTTCGTTATGGATTTGTAAGCACAGGGAATTTTAACGAATCTACGGCAAGAATCTATACCGATTATACTTTATTTACTAGCGACCAAAAAATACTAAAAGACCTTAATAAAGTATTTAGTTTTTTCGATACGAATTATCGCGTTTTTAGATATAAACATATTATTACATCTCCACATTATACTAGGTCTGCATTTTTTAAATTAATTAATAAAGAAATAGAAAATGTAAAAGCTGGAAAACCCGCATATATAAAGCTTAAAATGAATAGTATGTCTAGCTATAAAATGATAGATAAATTATATGAAGCAAGTAGAGCGGGTGTGAAAATTCAGTTAATAATAAGAGGCCTTTGCTGCTTGATTCCTGGAAAAAAAGGAATGAGTGAAAACATTGAAGCTATTAGTATTATTGATAAATTTTTAGAACATACTAGGCTATTTATTTTCTGTAACAATGATAATCCTAAGGTGTATATATCTTCAGCAGATTGGATGACCAGAAATATTGATAATAGAGTAGAAGTCAGCTGTCCTATTTATGACGAAGAAATAAAACAAGAACTTATTGATACTTATAATATATGTTGGAGCGATAATGTGAAAGCAAGAATTTTAAACGCGAACCAAAATAATAAATACAAGCGAAATGATAAACCAAAGGTTCGTACGCAATTTGAAACGTATAAGTATTACTTAAATAAACAATAA
- a CDS encoding histidine phosphatase family protein, whose amino-acid sequence MKKLTIIRHAKSSWEHPVIDFERPLKKRGLEDASLVSSYAKDKIIIPDLILSSAANRARSTAAIFIKTLDFQHVDFQEDNKLYDFAGKDLIEVINSCDNAINHLMIFGHNFAITSFVNAYGSVLYDNVPTSGLVSIDFDTDTWQNLSAGKTVLKIFPKDLK is encoded by the coding sequence ATGAAAAAATTAACCATAATTAGACATGCAAAATCTTCATGGGAGCATCCAGTGATAGATTTTGAAAGACCATTGAAAAAGAGGGGGTTAGAGGATGCTTCTTTAGTTTCATCTTATGCCAAAGATAAAATTATTATTCCAGATTTAATCCTGTCTAGTGCTGCAAATAGAGCTAGGTCAACAGCTGCCATTTTTATAAAAACACTAGATTTTCAACATGTTGATTTTCAGGAAGATAATAAACTGTATGATTTTGCAGGAAAAGACTTAATTGAGGTGATAAATAGTTGTGATAATGCTATAAATCATTTAATGATTTTTGGGCACAATTTTGCCATTACCTCCTTTGTAAACGCTTATGGATCTGTATTATACGATAATGTACCAACAAGTGGTTTGGTAAGTATTGATTTTGACACAGATACATGGCAAAATCTAAGTGCTGGGAAAACGGTTTTGAAAATTTTTCCGAAGGATTTAAAATAA